One genomic window of Nakamurella panacisegetis includes the following:
- a CDS encoding class I SAM-dependent DNA methyltransferase, whose amino-acid sequence MSAASEVRASYDTVAVDYEALLRDELDGRPLERALLTAFAEMVGAGPVADVGCGPGRVAAHLQALGLDVFGIDLSPGMVDVARAAHPGIRFEVSSMTALDVADGGLAGVLAWYSVVHMPDSELPAVFGEFARVLRPGGSVLLAFHLGDDPVHLDHAYGHPLSLDVHPHQPDHVASMLSDAGFGLLATMVRAPDGPEKRPRAYLLATLERVTCHPDIDDR is encoded by the coding sequence ATGAGCGCCGCATCCGAAGTGCGCGCCTCCTACGACACGGTCGCGGTGGACTACGAGGCACTGCTGCGGGACGAACTGGACGGGCGTCCCCTCGAACGTGCCCTGCTCACCGCGTTCGCCGAAATGGTGGGAGCCGGTCCGGTCGCGGACGTCGGCTGCGGCCCCGGCCGGGTGGCCGCCCACCTGCAGGCCCTTGGTCTGGACGTGTTCGGGATCGATCTTTCGCCGGGGATGGTCGACGTGGCCCGGGCGGCGCATCCGGGGATCCGCTTCGAGGTGTCCTCCATGACGGCACTGGATGTCGCCGACGGTGGGCTGGCGGGCGTACTGGCCTGGTATTCGGTCGTGCACATGCCGGACAGTGAGCTCCCGGCCGTTTTCGGCGAGTTCGCCCGTGTGCTTCGGCCCGGTGGTTCGGTGTTGCTCGCGTTCCATCTCGGGGACGATCCGGTGCACCTGGACCACGCCTACGGGCATCCGTTGTCGCTCGACGTGCACCCGCATCAGCCGGATCACGTCGCGTCGATGCTGAGCGACGCCGGGTTCGGCCTGCTCGCCACCATGGTGAGAGCCCCGGACGGGCCCGAGAAGCGCCCCCGGGCGTACCTGCTGGCCACCCTCGAACGGGTGACGTGCCACCCCGACATCGATGACAGGTGA